One stretch of Candidatus Methylomirabilota bacterium DNA includes these proteins:
- the murF gene encoding UDP-N-acetylmuramoyl-tripeptide--D-alanyl-D-alanine ligase: MPVITVQEIVRATQGALVVGDLAIFANGISIDSRTLGVGEAFFAIRGHRLDGHAFVAEAASRGASCLVVHHVPDPIPSGVPLVLVEETTKALGRLAAAHRAKFDVPVVAVTGSNGKTTTKEMLAAVLGQRWRVLRSESSFNNQWGLPLTLLRLASEHEALVVEIGTNQRGEIAYLSGLTAPTVGVVTTVASVHTEFLGSLAGVREEKAALVRVLGAAGWAVLNADDARVMSMARETAAHVLTYGRAATAAVRAVGDVAEDPRGLTFTLEAGGARQAVILGFIGRHNLTNALAAAAAGVALGFSLPEIARGLESARPVKGRCIWQRVGDVRILDDTYNANPTSVKAALDTAVAHRGSSRLVVVLGDMLELGDVTDEAHRNVGRQVVAAGATEFIGMGAHSRLAVEAARESGLGEAHHAMTFEDTVAHLLKRVAPGDLVLVKGSRGMRMERVADALAARLARPEGK; encoded by the coding sequence ATGCCTGTCATCACCGTGCAGGAGATCGTTCGGGCGACCCAGGGCGCGCTGGTGGTGGGCGACCTCGCCATCTTCGCCAACGGCATCTCCATCGACTCCCGCACGCTCGGCGTCGGGGAGGCGTTCTTCGCCATCCGTGGCCATCGTCTGGACGGGCACGCCTTCGTCGCCGAGGCGGCCAGCCGCGGGGCCTCCTGCCTGGTCGTCCACCACGTGCCGGACCCGATTCCGTCCGGCGTCCCCCTGGTCCTGGTCGAGGAGACGACGAAGGCGCTGGGGCGCCTGGCGGCGGCGCATCGCGCCAAGTTCGACGTTCCCGTCGTCGCCGTCACCGGCTCGAACGGCAAGACGACGACGAAGGAGATGCTCGCGGCCGTGCTCGGCCAGCGCTGGCGGGTTCTCAGATCCGAGTCGAGCTTCAACAATCAGTGGGGGCTGCCCCTGACGCTGCTCCGGCTGGCGTCCGAGCACGAGGCGCTGGTGGTGGAGATCGGAACGAACCAGCGGGGCGAGATCGCCTATCTCAGCGGGCTGACCGCGCCCACCGTCGGCGTCGTCACCACCGTGGCCAGCGTCCATACCGAGTTCCTGGGGTCGCTGGCCGGCGTGCGCGAGGAGAAGGCGGCGCTGGTGCGGGTGCTGGGCGCCGCCGGCTGGGCCGTCCTGAACGCCGACGACGCCCGCGTGATGAGCATGGCGCGCGAGACCGCTGCCCACGTCCTCACCTACGGCCGCGCCGCCACCGCGGCGGTCCGCGCCGTCGGCGACGTGGCGGAAGACCCGCGCGGGCTCACGTTCACGCTGGAGGCGGGGGGCGCGCGCCAGGCCGTGATCCTGGGCTTCATCGGCCGTCACAACCTGACGAACGCCCTGGCCGCGGCGGCCGCCGGGGTGGCCCTGGGATTCTCGCTGCCCGAGATCGCCCGCGGGCTCGAGAGCGCCCGGCCCGTCAAGGGCCGCTGCATCTGGCAGCGGGTCGGCGACGTGAGGATCCTGGACGACACCTACAACGCCAACCCGACCTCCGTGAAGGCGGCGCTGGACACGGCGGTGGCCCATCGTGGATCGAGCCGTCTCGTCGTCGTGCTCGGTGACATGCTGGAGCTGGGCGACGTGACGGACGAGGCCCATCGCAACGTGGGGCGGCAGGTGGTGGCCGCCGGGGCGACGGAATTCATCGGCATGGGCGCCCACAGCCGCCTGGCCGTCGAGGCGGCCCGCGAGAGCGGGCTCGGCGAGGCGCATCACGCGATGACGTTCGAGGATACCGTCGCCCACCTGCTCAAGCGCGTGGCGCCGGGCGATCTCGTCCTCGTCAAGGGCTCGCGCGGGATGCGCATGGAGCGGGTGGCCGACGCACTCGCCGCGCGACTGGCCAGGCCCGAAGGGAAATGA